One Capra hircus breed San Clemente chromosome 3, ASM170441v1, whole genome shotgun sequence genomic window, gggtcccaggtcccagcctgtctcagtaGTAAGAAGCAAACATAGGACTTAAATGAGGTGAGGTGATGGAGAGGAGAGGGGTCACTGAAATGGTTCTTAGGGAGTCCTCTGTGTGAGGAAGTGACAGATGAGATCTGGATGAAAAGTCAGCCAACTGTGGGAAGACCAGGGAAAGAACATGCTAGACAGAGGGGCTGCCTACAAATGCTTCAAGGGTGAGTGGGCAGAGAAGAGGTCAGTGGAAGGAGGGTGGATCGTGGTGGCCTTGGCGAGCCCACGTGGGGACTTTGGGTTTTCTCTGTAAGCACAATGGAAAGGTGCTTGGTGGCCACAGTAACAGGGGCAGAGagagcggggtggggggtggtttggGTGGTGAGAGGATGAGGGGGGCCCCTGCATCCAGTTGCTTCCAGTTTTCTCCTGATGAAGAGGCCAGTTCACAGGGTGGGTGTTGGGTGGGAGGTGTGGAGGGTTTGAAGAGAGGAGCAGGTGAGGTGTCATCCattggagggaaggaaggaaattcaCTAGGGGCTTATGGAAGGATTGTGGCCTGTCCACTGGAGAATAGCGGCTGTGTGTGTCTTCGGGCAGCAGGGGGGTGTGGGGGAAGCAGGAACATAGCCGGGCAGGCAGATCTGTGGGTGTAACCAGGGTCGGGGGTTTCCAGATCAGGACAGTTGACAGAGGGAAGCCTGTGTGGATTGAGGGCTGCAGGTCTGTAGTCTGTCTCCACCCAGACCTGCCCCAGAGTAGCCATCCCTACCCCTTTCTCTTTCCCGAAGTGCCCACAGGGGCCTTGGGGCTAAGCAGCACTGGGCTTCTGTGCCTGCAGGACCTGGTGAGTGTTCCTGGCAGCAtgccctccctccctgctcctgAACCTCCTGTCTTTCCTTGGCTCAGGATCCCCTGAGAGAATGCAGAAAGCGGGGTGGGGGTCCCTGAAGTCAGCTGAAGCCCGTGTCAGTCCAGGGGCTGCCGCTGTTCTCATCCGAATCTATTTGGAGAAACCCAGTATGTAGACAGTGAGATGAACACCGCCATGCCCGAGTGAtgccttttctctccctccctagATTTCAGAGAAGGCCTCTGCTCAAGGATTTGCTGGAACCACTGGTGAGATTCCCCAGCCGCCATCTGTTCCCAGGATGTGTCTTTGCAGCTCCCGATTTACCTCTCGCAGCCTCCTTCCAGCTTTGTCCCGCATTGACCCCTCGGTGTGGAAAATACTTTTATTCCTCTGGGATgccttcttttttataaaaaataagatttttttttgatgtggaccatttttaaggtctttgttgaatttgttacaacattggcTCTGTTctgtggtttgatcccttggcCACAAGGCGTGTGGGattctagctccccaaccagggactgaaaatGCACTCCCTGCAGTGGCGGGTGAAAtccaagccactggaccaccagggaggtccctgggaTGCTTTGTTGACCACACCCTTCCCTAGAGGGTCTGGAGGCTGAGACTGGGCAGGATGTAGCTTCACCGCCCATCTTATCCTACCTCCGGGGTCTCttgagggggaggtggggggcagtcCTCTGAGACAGCCCTGGTGACTCCAGGACTCCACTTTCTGCCTTCCAGCTTGTCCACAGCTCACTCCTAAAGCTTCTGGTGAGCCCTGTGAGACAGAGAAACCCAAGACAAGCTTCTTTGCAGTTCCCATGGAAATGAGGTGAGCGGAGGTGTAGAGGCCACCAGCAAATGGCAATTGCAAATGTCTGCTCGGTCCCtagagggtgggggcagggatgtATGGGGGTGGGGAAATCAAGTTTTCAGAACTCCCCCATCAGACCCAAGCACTTGCAAAGTCCGTCTTCTTTTCTGTATGGTGATGGCCTGGGACTCTCCCCACCCTGGATGCCCTGAGATCAGCGTGTCCGAAGCACTTGTCCCCACCCTGGGGAGGGCCACAGCCCTCTTGTCAAGATGACTCTCCTGCCCAGCATCCCCAGGACAGGCGTTGGTCAGATCGCTCTGCGTTCACCCCTTTCCCTCTGTTCCCTGCCCTTTGCAGAGGGTCCTTCTTGGTGCTGCTCCTAAGGGAATGTTTCCGAGACCTGGGCTGGCTGGCCACCATCCCCAGCATCGGCGGGGAGGTGGGGCTGTTGGTGACCAGTACTGTCCCTCAGACCCCCTTCTTCTGGGCCATGCACATCACTGAGGTACGGGGCTTATTGGTGGTGCTCTGGGGCTTGGATCCCTCCTCGTGCGGCCCCACTGGGGTGAGCGTGATGGACATCCAGAGGGGCCgcactttgatccctggttcggcctcactctctctctcacctcGTACCATGGGTTCCCTTGGGGTGGATTAGTGATGCTGATGTAACAGGTGATACCTGCCAAGACAGACATGTGATACAGGCAGGCAGTGAGGCCCACAGCGTTTGTACCATCCACAGACACTGTACCAGAACATGCAGGCCCTGTTCAGCGCCCTGGCCGAGGCGGAGGAGCAGCAGCCCTACCTGCAGGACTCAGCGGTGCGGCGCGGGACACGCGGTCTGGCCGAGTACCACCTGGGCGATTACGGCCCGGCCTGGAACAGGTGTGTGCCGGGCAGGGCTGGAGGCTTGCCTCTCCATGCTCCAGACTCCcgtgtctttgctgctgctgcttctctcaAGATCATTCCTTGTGATCACCTCTCCACCCAAGGTGGGGAACAGCATAGGAAGCTCTCTTTCCTCCTACCCCAGAGCTTCCAGCCCTCTCCATGAAGACTGCTGTGTGTGGCACCAGGTGGGACAaacctcttctccctccctccggCCAGGTGCTGGGTGCTGGACCGCGCGGACTCCTGGGTGGTGGTCATGTTCGTGGATTTTGGCCGATCGGCCACCATCCCTGTGCAGTCCCTGCGCACCCTGGACAGTGATGACTTCTGGACCATCCCCCCCCTGACTCAGCCCTTCATGCTGGAGAAAGGTAAGGCGCCCtccaccctcctccagaggacccaGGGGACGGTGGATGCTGTGCGTCCCTCCAGGCACCTGGGCAGGAACAGCTTCTGCCTAGGGGCAGCCAAGGCCCTCAGGATGCCTTCCCGTCAGTCTCTGTCCTTTCGGTCTCACCCTAGTTTTCAGCATCTGCCCCTTGCCGAGCTTTCTTGAGAATTTGGTTTTTATACCTGGTCTCTCCGAACAATAAGATCTGGAAGGGGACCTCAGGTGCTGCCCTGAAGGCTGAGTTCTCtaggtggggtgaggggagggcaggCCTCCCACTCTTGCTTCTGCCGGAACTGCTCAGCTTCCATCTATTTTATGTACATTGAGTTTCGCTTACGATTTCTTCAGAGAAGGATTCTTTGTAGAAGAAAAGTGGTATTTGAAGACCAATGATAGAGGTTAGAGCAGTGGACTCAAGACTTCCCTGATGTGATGTTTGTTACTTTACTCCCTGATGTGATGTTTCTTACTCtggtttttaattgaagtacggttgatttacagtattgtgttggttccaggtctacagcaaagtgattcagttatttgctgctgttgttcagttgctgtcgtgtttgactgtgtgtgaccccatgggctgcggcatgccaggtctccctgtcccacgccatctcccagagctcacccaagttcatgtccgttgagtcagtgatgccacatcCGACtgtctcatcccctgtcaccctcttctccttttgccttcagtctttcccagcatcagagtcttttccagtgagtcgcctGTTGACCaactcaggtggccaaagtattggagcttccagcttcagcatcagtccttccaatgagtattcattcagggttgatttcacttaggattgactggtttgatctccttgctgtccaggggactctcaagaatcttctctagaccacagttcaaaagcatcaattcttcggcattcacctttctttatggcccaactctcacgtccatagtGGAGAGACCATAGCTGTGACtctacggatctttgttggcaaagtgatgtctttgctttttaatatgctatctaggtttgtcctttaatatgttatctagccTTCCTTCCTGGAAGCAAACgacttaaatttcatggctgcggtcaccatctgcagtgattttggagcccaagatgatgagaaaatctgtcactacttccatttcttccacttctatttgccgtgaagtaatggggccagatgccatgaccttagtttttttaatgttgagttttaagctagtgttttcactctcctctttcacccttaacaagaggctctttagttcctctttgctttctgtcattagagtggtagcatctgcaaatctgaggttgttgatatttctcccagcagtctgattccagcttgtttttaactcatccagcccaatgtttcacatgatgtactctgcatatgagttaaataaacagggtgacaatatacagccttgtggtactcctttcccagttttgaaccagtcagttgttccatacagggttctaactgttgcttcttaacctgcatacaggtttctcatgaggcaggtaagatggtctggtatttctgtctctttaagaattttgaaatTTGTTATGATTCAtacaaaggcttttgtgtagtcaatgaaactgaagtagatgcttttccaaaattcccttgctttctctgatccaacgaatgttggcggtttattctctggttcctctgctttttctaaaccaagcttgtatatctggaatttctcgattcaagtactgctgaagcctttgaaggattttgaacataaccttactagcatggcaGGTGAATGCAGTTGTCCAGGAGTTTGAGCATCCTTCAGTGcagcccttctttggaattgggatgaaaactgactttttcgagtcctgtggccactgctgggttttccaaatttgctgacatcttgagcgcagcactttaacaccatcatctttttgtattttaaatatctcagctggaatcccatcacttcTGCTAACTTAATTGGCAGTAAGGCtacctaaagcccacttgacctcacgttccaggatgtctggctccaggtgagtggccacaccattgtggttatctgcgTCATCAAgacctcttttgtacagttcttctgtgtattcagctttatgtgtgtgtgtgtctgtttatatgtatctttgtttcttttccataAGAGGCTATTACAGGATATTCACTGTAGTTCCtctgcgtgcgtgctcagtcatttcagtcgtgtctgactctttgagaccctgtggactgcagcctgccaggctcctctgtccatgggattctccaggctagagtaccagagtgttgccatggcctcctccaagggatctccctgaccccagGGTGAAATCTGTACCtgcctgtgtctcccgcattgcaggtgggctctttacccactgagccacctgggaacccccataattccttgtgctgtattttaaatccttgttgtttacttgttttacatataatgattcagttcagtcactcggtcgtgtccgactctttgcgaacccatgaacaccagcctccctgtccatcaccaactcctggagtccacccaaactcaatgtccattgagtcggtgatgccatccaaccacctcatcctctgttgtccccttctcctcctgccctcaatctttcccagcatcagggtcttttcaaatgagtcagctctttgcatcaggggcgCTGTTAATTCCATACTCCTGATTCATCCTTTCCCCGCTGTTAATTCCATACTCCTAATTCATCCTTTCCCCACCCCGTCGGTaaccagaattttgttttctgtgtctctaaatctgtttctgttttgtaaataagttcatttgtattactttttagaCTCCACTTATAAATGATATCACAtaatatttggctttctctgtctgacttcacttaatgtgataatctctggatccacccatgttgctgcaaatggtgttatttcattctttttttgtggtttctttgtccattcatctgttgatggacatttacgttgctttcatgtcttggctattataaatactgctgctgtgaacattagggtgcatgtatcttttatttatttggctgcgctgggtctcagttgcggcttgcaggatcttttcAGATGCAGCAATGAATAGtagcagcttgcaggatctagttccctgaccaagaatcaaacctgggcccctggctTTGGGAGTGTGATGTCTTAGCCCCTGAACCCCCAGGGTAGTCTCTGGGGCACGTGTATTGTTTTGAGTTgggagttttcattttttctggatctatgcccaggagtaggattgctggatcatatggaaactctatttttagttttttaaggaacctccatacttcccaggtgactctgtggtgaagaatccgtctgccaaggcagcagacacaagttcgatctctgggtggggaagatcccctggagaaggaaatggcaacctgttccagtgttcttgcctgggaaaatcccgtggacagaggagtctggcaggctacagtccaaggggctgcaaaagagtcggacaggatctaacaactaaacaacagcagcaaatactgttctccatagtggctgcaccaatttatattcccactggcagtgcaggagggttactttttctccacaccctctccagcatttattgtttgtgagcTTGGTGAagacggccattctgactggtgtgaggtgatagctcatggtggttttgaatcgcatttctctgagaattagctatgttgagcatcttttcatgtgccggTTGGCCAcgtctgtgtcttctttggagaagtgtctattcagGTCTAATGCCCATTTAAAGAATAATTCTGTTTATTCggttgttttggctgtgctgagtcttggttgctgtgccagcttttctctagttgcggcaggtgggggCTACCCAGCTGCGCGCGTGCTTCgcgctgcggtggcttctcttgctgtggagcgcagGCCCGAGGGCGCATggtgctcagtagttgcagcacgtgggcgcAGTGGTTgcggttcccgggctctagagcaccggctcagtagttgcgcatgagcttagctgctctgctgctgctgctaagtcacttcagtcgtgtccgactctgtgcgaccccatggacggcagtgcaccaggctcccccgtccctgggattctccaggcaagaacactggagtgggttgccatgtccttctccaatgcatgaaagtgaaaagtgaaagtggagtcgctcagttgtgtctgactagtagcgaccccatggcctgcagcccaccaggctcctcggtccatgggattttccaggcaagagtgctggagcgggcgccactgccttctctgagttgctctgcagcaggtggggtcttcctggaccagggatggaaaccgtgtctcctgcattggcaggcaggctccttaccactgagccaccagggaagcccctgatgctCATTTTTCATTAGGTTGTTTGCTTTTTCGATGGTAAACTGTGTGAACTGTTTGTATACTTTTGAAATTAAccccttgttggttgcatcatttgccagtgttttctccaagtctgtccgttgtctttttgtttgatggtttcttttgctgtggagaagcttttaaatttgattaggttccactggtttatttttgcttttatttctcttgccttGCGAGACTGATTTAAGAcaatattgctgtgatttttgtcagaGAACGTtttgtgttctcttctaggagttttatggtgtcatgtctatgcttaagtctttaaaccattttgagtttatttttgtacatgatGTGAGGGGTTGTTACTTTAGATCTGGACACCTGTGGGGCCTCAGTTCTGCAACCTTGAAATGGTGAGGCCACTTCTTTGCTCTGGCTCTTCTCAAGACTGGGGTTTAAGTGAGATGTGAAAGGGTGAAAGAGTGCTTTAAGGGGCTGAGGAGAAGTGGATgtgaagaaacacacacacacacacacacacacacacacaaaccaagaTGGAAAAGCACCTCCTCAAAGTGCAGAGCCAAGCCTCCCTGCTACGCTTATGCGCTTGTGCCCAGTGGTGAGGAGGCACCACCCAGAGGTCGCCTTGGGTCATTGCATGAAGAGGCTCAGCTTGGGGACTCACGCAGCAGACAGGGCTGGGGAGTGTCTTGTAGGCCGGACCTGACTGCTTGGGTGTTGGAGGGTAGCCCAGAGTAAGGAGCCCCCTGCCCTCTAAGAGCAGCTCCAAGCCTGTCAGAAGGGCCAAAGTGTACAGCCCAGATGGGGGGTTGCTCAGCTCTCATGTGGAGTATGGTCCTGAGGCCGGGTGGGCAGGTGTACAATTATATGGATGGGGAAAGTAAGGctcagaaaaatgaaagggaCTTCTTCATGTTTCATAGTAAGAAAACGGCCTGGGTGAGGGTAGCACTGAGGTCTCCCCTTGATATGAGCCAGTTGCATGCATACAGACAGTCCCAGAGTGTGGGGGTGGGAATGGCAGGAGCTGATTAAGGGCAGACTGGATGAAGGCGAGTGTCTGACCAGCGCCCTGCCCTGCCTTGTCCCAGCAGGTAGGAATGCTCACTCGTCGTGGTATAAAGGCTCTCTGTCTTTTAACTTCCATCTCTCCAGCCAAAACTCAGACCAGAGTTGAGTAAACCGTTTTCTGTCCCCAGAATTTCCATTAGGAAATGTGCAATCTCAGATACCCGTAATCATTTTAGCAAGTATAATGCTTCCTTTTATGTGCTCTCACTTtgccctccccctctcctccctcttcagTGCTGATTATCTCACGTTATCCTGGCAGCTGGGACTGAGCTCTGACTAGCAGAGACTTGTCCGCAGGAGCTGGTCTGGAGCCAGAACCCTTTCCTGCAGCCCCAGCCTCTCACTTCCCTCCCTTGCTCCTCCTGCCGGACCAACAAATACCAAGGTTTTGttcttgtattttgttttgcAGGTATTTTGAGTTCAAATCAGGTTATTCATCGCATCCTCAAAGGGAAAATCACTGGTGCTTTGAACTTGGAGGTAACTGCCCTGTGTCTCCTgttccttccctcccaccccagggtCTCAGCTGCAGCCACCCCCCGGCCTCGGCCTGGGTGCTGCATATTTACCTGTCATTCCTGTAGAGGAAGCAAACTGAAGTTGTCCAGGGGGGGGGTGGACtgcctggggggggggggtccttccttcccactcagattttatctttctcttccagTCACACATCCTGAAGTTTGAAGAGTTTAAGTGACGTGGCTGCGATCAGCATGCTCCCTCTCCTATCTGGATTCTGCCCTCCTGCCCTTTCCCTCTTGAGGCCTTGGGGGTGCTCAGGACTGATTGGATCCCCCTTTGCCTTCCCCCAGCTCACTTCTCAGTGTGTCGTGTGTCTTCACCGTGAACATTTGAACCAAACAGGGAAGCTTCCATGAGGTTGAAAGTCTGATGTAGCCagtgtattttttcccttttttttttttttgtaaccccAGAGCATGATGTAAGTTGCCCTGACAGATTCTGGAGAATGGAGGGGCCCACTGCTTAACTTTCCTTGGCATTCCAGCGTAGAATCAGGTAGGGGGCATCTGAACACTGACCTGTCGGCTTGGTGAATAAGCGTCGGCATACTTCACATTTGGGGTGACTGATTCCTATCTAGCCAccccccccaaccctgccctcTAAAGCTGAAGCCACAGGCTGGGAGCTGCCGTGTGCCGGCTATTCAAACCCTGTGGGACATAGATGTACACTCGTGCAAGATaaggtttgtttcttttcttcgcCTTCTTGGTAGACAGAACACTGGTTCCAGATgatgtggccttttttttttttcccttaaccaTGTAACTTCATTAGGAGCCTAACGTAAGGTCACAGAAAGGACTGCTAGGTTTGATAAGATTTTCTTGGAGAGTTGGTGTTTATATAGCTACAGCGCACAGGAGCTGGTGCTTCCCTTTACATCAGGTGAATGTGATCCCCCcattctttctttaaataataatttgattAGAGCCaaactatttaaataattttatttgttccaTCCTTTGGTAGATGAGAAAAATACATTACAAAATACATTGTACAGAGGACAGCTCACAGCACACATTACTAAAAACACAACCTATAGTACGTTCCAGACAGGGCTGGTGATAAGTCCAGAAAAAAGGCAGAGGCCTTGAGAACTAGATCTCAGCTCCATGAAATGAGTTTCCTTGTGGGTGCCTGCCCTCTTTACCTCCACCTCAGCATAAATGAGCACCCTGTACCAGGTGGGTGTGGTAGGGTTAGAGCAGCGTTGAGTGGTTCCGGTG contains:
- the TDRD10 gene encoding tudor domain-containing protein 10: MSWSSSDFGPSAKVSGENGALEEQKSPKFKKRETEVYIGNLPLDISEEEIRCLLKDFSPLRVHRVQNGCRCFAFVDLGSMQKVALAIQALNGKLFHKRKLYVNSNNRSPKRTPEETERPRELLISEKASAQGFAGTTACPQLTPKASGEPCETEKPKTSFFAVPMEMRGSFLVLLLRECFRDLGWLATIPSIGGEVGLLVTSTVPQTPFFWAMHITETLYQNMQALFSALAEAEEQQPYLQDSAVRRGTRGLAEYHLGDYGPAWNRCWVLDRADSWVVVMFVDFGRSATIPVQSLRTLDSDDFWTIPPLTQPFMLEKGILSSNQVIHRILKGKITGALNLESHILKFEEFK